Within Salarias fasciatus chromosome 15, fSalaFa1.1, whole genome shotgun sequence, the genomic segment TCTTTGGTGATATTTCAGTAGATCTCAAATTTGTCTGAAAAAACTGGACTCATCTCATatgtaaaaaaacattttggtgATTTTCAGTCTTGCATGGATGCATTTGCTGTTAATTTGTCCAACATGCTTCATGATGCAGGAGCAgcgcagaagaagaaaagcaagaagaagaacaaacggaagcgctgtgaggaggaggaggcgtttCCGGAGGAAGATGTCTGCGGTGACACCGAGGACGGCGGCGTGACTGAAGATCTGAAGGTGGACGAAGCAGGTGAGCCCCTTTTGGAGCGAGCTGTTCACTGGGAGCTTGGTCTAAACGAGAGTCTGAAGCTGCCGGTTTGATTCCAGCAGGCGGGCAGCAGGTGACGCGGGCGGAGCCGGAGGTTCAGGTGATCACCTTTCAGGACCCCCGCAAGAAGCTGAAGTCCAAGCAGACGGCGGCAGCTCCCAGCAGCGCTCCCGTGAGTCTTCAGTCAGATCACCAGGACCTGGAAGACtgtttgaatgaaatgtttcattctGGATTCAAAtggtctttttcctcctctttactGAAGGACGCTCCGATAGCAGAGAAGAAGCAAAGcggccagcaggaggagctcagcCTGGAGAAGGTGAGGCTTCCTCATTTTCTGAAGCATTTTTAAACTCTGATGTGTGGAAACTGGAGTCTGGCGTCTCGTGCTGCGTTCAGGCTCGTCTGGAAGTCCACCGCTTCGGCATCACCGGGTACAAGAAGGAGCAGCAGCGAGTGTTCGAGCAGGACCGGGCCGTCATGCTGGGAGCCAGAGTACGATTAACGCCCGTTAAACCCAGCTAGaaaccggaaaaaaaaaaaccccgtcCGCCGCTCTGACTGCGTCTCCTGTCTCCAACCAGCCGCCCAAGAAGAACTACGTCAACTacaagctgctgcaggagcaggtcAGGGAGAAGAAGCAGAGGCAGCGAGACGAGGCGGAGCCGGTGAGGATCAGCAGGATCGCTGATAATAATGAGACGTTCTGATTTGAAACTGaagtttttacagtgttgaGAAAGATTTGTTGATTTGATCGGTTTGTTTTCCAggaactgaagaaaaagaagaagaagagaaatcaACAGTGAGTTCGTATTACTGATTCCTTCTATTTCCATTTAATGTTGGGCTTTTATTCgcattaaaactgtatttttgaaGTAGTTTTTCTATTAAGTTGGGCTacttggtgcttttttttttgaaggacaATCCAAAAGGGtcaaaaaaatctttctttctgttcatttgAATCCTAATTAAATTATCAGTCTGATGCTGAAATCACAGCGTCGCCACTTCCTGTTCGGTCTGATGAATGTTTGACATTAAGGGTTAGAAAATCAACAGAACtataatacaattcaaaatatgattaattgcaattaactCAGGAAATTCTGCAACTAATCACAATTAAGAAAGTTCATCTTTGTACGTGTAGGTTTGATGTGTAGCAGTTTGGCTCAGCGGCAgttgttttaaagtgttttataaataaacttgagTTGAGATTTTAATACATAAGTTGCTTCATAAACACGTGAAGAagcacatttcaaaataaaattgcGTTATATTCTGGGAAATACGGTGAActggggtttttcttttctttgttgctaCATTAATGAATGATTCCTTCTTGAAACTGTAAATGCTTTAATCGCCATGGTAACCGTCTGTTTGCTCGGCGCCTCGTCCtcagagacaacaggaagaaGGCGTCGTCCGGCCCGGGGACGGCGCCCAGCGGCCAGGTGGGACGCTTCCGGGACGGCATGCTGATCCTGAGCTCCAAGGAGATCCAGAAGATCAAAGGCAAACGGGGAGCCAAATAGGTAACGGCTAGCGGGTAACGgctagcagctaacggctagcagctaacggctagtGGCTAATGGCTAGTGGCTAACGGCTAATAACTAGCGGTTAGCTGCAGTTCAGGCCCTGTTCACTCCACGGTGAGCCTCGTTTCCACGAGTGTCTGAATCTCAGACAAAACCCAAAACATTCGAGGTGAAGGGGGGCGGAGTCACgtaggcggccatcttggaatgaCGTCACGGTTCTCGGTTCACCTCGGTTATTTCCGGTTACCGCCATCGTGTGACGACGTGAAAGTTGACAACTACGACTATGAAGAAGTTCCATTGATCGAGTGGAGTGcaccttcaaattaaaagcatggTAACATTTATGTCGTGTTAAACCGGAACTGTTAATGTGATCATTTTATCTgcagtggtaaaaaaaaacgtgaaagCCAAGAATAACCGTGACTTTAAGTGGATTCAGACTCTCCCTGACGGCCGGTCAGGCAGCACCACAGGGCCTCGTGTGGCCCGTGGACCTTAGGATGCCCCACGTTTAGCCTGGACTGAGCCTGAATTGAAGGAATCAGACTGTCAGTGCAGCGCCGGCTCTctaaaggtgtgtgtttgtgtttgtaggCGTGGGTTTAAATCCCGTCTCCGCTGACCGGGACGCTCCTGgaggacgagacgagacgagacagAAGACCAGAGACGCTCCTCGAGTCCAGCACACTTCGTTTATTTGTAGAAATCAACCAAGAGAAAGGAGACATTTCTTGTGTTTTACAAGTTTGTCGAAGTCTGCAGATGTATGGCGacgaggaggcggggcttcagggACACGGAGGGAAACGGAGGAGCAGCGAGACGGAGACGGCCGGCGGACGTCTGGCTTCGTCACGCCGGGTTTGTTTCCCAGACGatcagagaccaggaggactcCTGGAGCTGTCTGCTGTCTGGGTTCCTCTCTTATAAACCTGAAACTGGACGGACCAACCGGACCATCTGAGTTCATAGACAGATATTCACCAGCCGTTCAACCGAAGAGGGCGAGATGCAGACGAAAACAACAGTTTACGTAAATCTATCTACATCTGAGAGGAAATAAAGTGTTTTCCATTAAATTAAAACTCGAGTGACgacctcctccttcctctccttctctaCTGGGTCTGATCTGGTTTCAGCAGAGAGTTGATCTGTTCTGGATCCAGACTCGGTCTATAGACCGACCGGAGGGAAACTAACCTTTTTCACCGaggaaaactttttaaaaccgAAATAAAAAGTCTCACGGGAAGTCAGTAACAGgaccacctcctccccctcagaaAGCACACAACCCGCTGCTCCTTCAGGATTGGCTCAGAAACCCGGAAGTAGTGAcggtctagccccgcccactttcAGCTCCATTTGAACGAAATCAACAGACGCGGATTGTTTAAACGGAGTTTTTTACAGGAATTTTCTGACCTTTAATAGGAGATAAAATGTGACAGAGAGATTAAATATGTTCAGAATGCTAACGAAGTAACGAATGATCCAACTCCAATATCAGATTTAGTGTTattgcaggggtgtcaaacataaggcctgtgggtcaAAAATGGTCCttaagaggctccaatctggtcaAACcaccaaaaagttttttttttttttttcatttagcaGATTTCTACAGTTTTTTACACAACGTGACACTGAGAGCTGCAGTGacagctagctaactagcattcgCCTCAGAGCCAAaactcccagaatgcaacagctggaggCGGCACTCTCGGGACATTTCACTGGgtttttgcaccagaaggttttatTGAAAATTGGCTTTGTGTTGAGGTTGGAGTCATTTTCCAAAGTAATTtcttagttttgtgaaaatagaaagATTTTCAGTTAATCTTTTAGTTATTATGGcgctatttttattttttcttagaGGCTCTGTGACGATAACAAACTGTAACAGAGTTTAACCCAATCAGCCCCAGAAAAGTGACCCTCCTGGGTTCATGACGGGGTCAAGAAGAATCTGCTGGGTGACAGTCTCCTCCGATGGATAAACCCGAAGAGAAAAGGAGATCAAATCGCTCCCGTTCTTGGAATTTCCTCCTGTGGCCACTTGGTGGCAGCAGAACCTcgagctctgagctgcacgtGTTGAAAGCTTCACTGAGCTGAAGGAAGCAGATTCAGGGgctttttctgtcatttcaagcagtttttgtcacatttttcacctttttcatcTTCTCAGTTCAATCTTCCAATAAATAAGCAAATTGCAGAACTGTACTGATGAAAATAGCGTCTTTAAGGGTTTTCCTTCCAGAACTGACACATTTCCATCGTCAAGATCAGAGACTCCAGTTTGCAAACAGTTGAAAATACACCGTATTTCTCCCAAACTACAGAGAAactccctctgtgtgttttctttaggCAAAGTTCCGTCTTCTAggatgaaaagggaaaaaactTTCATCCCAGAAATCAGAAACTTTCTAAAAGTTTGGTTTCTCTGATCAGAAATGAGAGCCTGAGGAAAAATTTGTTCACAACTGAAGGCAACGATCGCTCCACTGAGGCCCCGTTACCACGAATCAGCCCCGTCACCATGACGATTCAGTCCCTTTACCACGAATCAGCCCCGTTACCATGACGATTCAGCCTCGTTACCACGATTCAGTCCCGTTACCACGAATCAGCCCCGTTACCATGACGATTCAGCCTCGTTACCACGATTCAGTCCCTTTACCACGACTCAGCCCCGTTACCATGGCGATTCAGCCCCATTACCATGAGGATTCAGCCCTGTTACCATGACGATTCAGCCCCGTTACCACGATTCACCCTCGTTACCATTGCAATTCAGCTCCATTACCATGAGTCAGCCTCGTTACCACGACGATTCAGCCCCGTTACCATGACGATTCAGCCCTGTTATCACGACTCAGCCCCGTTACCGGGACGTTTTAGGTGAAAATATCGGtgttagtttgttttatttcagaaaagtttacaCAGCAATATTCTGCAATAAactgcagaaaagctgaaacCGGTCTAGTTACCATGTCTgagagtcagagcatttttaaaaagtcccGGTCTTCCTCATTTTCCTCATGGAGACGcactgttttccttcatttctacGGAGACgagcatttagaaaaaaagctgtgttttccttcatctcTACGGAGACATacgttttcaaaaacttgcattttcccTTGTTTCTAtgcggagcattttcaaaaagttgcattttctgtcGTTTCTACAGCGCATCTTCGaaacattgtgttttcagtggctctgagcaccgttgtcatgtaaacaaaccccgaaaacatttgaaaatatcGTCGCCTAGACGCGTCGTGAAACATTATCTGACTCGACGCTCAAACCCTCCGTGTGGCTGAAACAGCTCCTCACCGTTTAATCCTGTTTGTTTGAGCTCAGCATCGTCAGTTCGACCGCTCTGCATCACATCGCAGTCAAAGAAATGAAGACCGAAGGGAAACATGTAGactgataaataaatatagaagctccaccaatatttcctcctctatctaaaaaaagaaaatcaagcatAAAACTGATAT encodes:
- the fsaf1 gene encoding 40S small subunit processome assembly factor 1 isoform X2 — encoded protein: MSSNAEDEDCAFLEHVLDKLYDFGAAQKKKSKKKNKRKRCEEEEAFPEEDVCGDTEDGGVTEDLKVDEAGGQQVTRAEPEVQVITFQDPRKKLKSKQTAAAPSSAPDAPIAEKKQSGQQEELSLEKARLEVHRFGITGYKKEQQRVFEQDRAVMLGARPPKKNYVNYKLLQEQVREKKQRQRDEAEPELKKKKKKRNQQDNRKKASSGPGTAPSGQVGRFRDGMLILSSKEIQKIKGKRGAK
- the fsaf1 gene encoding 40S small subunit processome assembly factor 1 isoform X1, producing MSSNAEDEDCAFLEHVLDKLYDFGAAQKKKSKKKNKRKRCEEEEAFPEEDVCGDTEDGGVTEDLKVDEAAGGQQVTRAEPEVQVITFQDPRKKLKSKQTAAAPSSAPDAPIAEKKQSGQQEELSLEKARLEVHRFGITGYKKEQQRVFEQDRAVMLGARPPKKNYVNYKLLQEQVREKKQRQRDEAEPELKKKKKKRNQQDNRKKASSGPGTAPSGQVGRFRDGMLILSSKEIQKIKGKRGAK